A single Eleginops maclovinus isolate JMC-PN-2008 ecotype Puerto Natales chromosome 5, JC_Emac_rtc_rv5, whole genome shotgun sequence DNA region contains:
- the tnrc6c2 gene encoding trinucleotide repeat-containing gene 6C protein isoform X2, which yields MEEKKKKTQEEKNKTDVAQKKATDQKPKVPEPAPTKPSPGPPHHFHPASPTLPLSSSSSSSSGNGKRASSSSQLPTQTPPQQQCQLSSACARYPPREVPPRFRQQEHKQLLKRGQPLPAGALSTLTLSSSSSPSSSYSSSSTTTGCTSPNSTASAESKRHPDISLQSGCIAQYETSHWGASLPVDSSSSANNWDKVIIDKSDTDAWPSNNHSSDLSHTAAQECTLGSASSNTDNIAVTTTSSCRNLSMATGAAGQPAHYPSLKANNNMMTGPGSANTCGNRSWGSDGKQDGMSGGRVGMPNNWGTPNFNMNLNPNANPSAWPVLGQEAVGGCGIGPNVVSNSPSLPPGINGNGNMGNGNLGGAENGSGGWGGLISANENDQQHPSTNTNMSFKMEPSNLNTDGPNHTKQQQQQQAQEPMSPIHGLTGWGGQSPTESSQLNGDTTGSSVWGSGETKAADSPKSSGWDSTPSGGHSAWGRQGSGGGSSGSGGWGDGWGKSSGGGEATKGWDSVEAGSSGSGQDQPLSSWGQQIRTAPASEGSGESSESQSGCRDRSSSTDCTPLLPRQDLDPRVLSNTGWGQTPIRQHTVWEMEEANSDDEKRKSCSDAMAVSNSTGGPSSINGGAINQKIGPSQRPGSEEKSDSEGLSSSGWRAIPPQPIQTGSGWGEAQQSRSKAPNGTTSGWGEPKPTNVPRNGGTSSWGSEDKSPSWDNGVTKSQPNTNPGWVDGPKSSHGWGNGNGGPNNSSTGDWGEAEVKKNGSSSSMWEGEGGNGGGGNGGGGGWKESPRGGNRGGNWGKPAPTVSNNSWGETPHANGPAQGGWGSSKPQENNSSSSSSSTGSGGGGSMGSWGGPGTVKQNTSSWGNGSKQDQGMDRSGWEEPSPPSMRRKMEIDDGTSTWGDPGSNNKTVNMWDRNKPNNNPGNSGPPPSKNGGVIIPNNNNNNHSVGPGNNNHHHTHHMHHHPHHSQPPTHLQHHGNSNGSSTNGTPHPGVGPQGRPPLANPGWGEVPNVQPKSEPAWGEPAAPTSSVDNGTSAWGKTSGGVGGWGDGGHEPSGPYGRANGPTGSAPCKPGPKPMQDSWGNGGEEMGMSTGQWDTEDGDMWNSPTSQESSSSCNSWGNGPKKGPSKAKIGKPDEAWIMNRLIKQLTDMGFPRDPAEEALKSNNMNLDQAMSALLEKKTDLDKRGMGMNDYSNGMNKPMVCRPSALSKDPSDRNSYLDKDGILSDEAPPSPFLPSPSLKLPLANSSLPGQGLGQGNPGLAMQNLNNRQIPSGMFGSSGAAQTRAMQQQPPQPPVPPLSSSQPSLRAQVPQFLSPQVQAQLLQFAAKNIGLNPALLTSPINPQQMTLLYQLQQLQMAYQRLQIQQQMMQAQRNVSGPIRQQEQQVARTITNMQQQIQQHQRQLYQALLMKQQQLPSHSSSSAGLHPPGGHAGGHGSGKSTLDPYTGPHQAPGHSDTMHTKEALSSPNAYSTYPLSGLNPNMNVNCMEVGGLSLKEPPQPQSRLSQWTHSNSMDSLSGNSSNMENNLNKHGAISAASSLGPPGKPSHMEDSYSPYNLMSSSESPTSPQDSWGPGKSQNEKISNGTNINWPPEFCPGVPWKGLQNIDPENDPNMTPGSVPSGPTINTNIHDVNRYLLRDRNGGKMSDMKSTWSQGPISQSQASLSHELWKVPQGPRSNPAPSRPPPGLTNNKPSSTWGGNSLGLAQGWSNSYTSEGTTWSTESSNRTSSWLVLRNLTPQIDGSTLRTLCMQHGPLITFHLNLTQGNAVVRYSSKDEAAKAQKSLHMCVLGNTTILAEFAGEEEVNRFFAQGQSLGVNTTSWQANQPTNQNRMGGASQSHSMGQWSSGGGGGKPSGGDLLWGNVPQYSSLWGPPSGEDARVIGSPTPINTLLPGDLLSGESM from the exons atggaagaaaagaaaaagaaaacacaagaagaaaAGAACAAGACGGACGTTGCTCAGAAGAAG GCTACTGATCAGAAACCCAAAG TGCCAGAGCCTGCTCCCACTAAGCCCAGTCCCGGCCCACCCCACCACTTCCACCCCGCCAGCCCTACGCtgcccctctcctcctcctcctcttcttcttctggcaATGGCAAGCGCGCCTCCTCCAGTAGCCAACTCCCGACTCAGACTCCCCCTCAGCAGCAGTGCCAGTTGTCCTCTGCCTGTGCTCGCTACCCGCCCAGAGAGGTGCCCCCCCGCTTCCGCCAGCAGGAGCACAAGCAGCTACTGAAGAGAGGCCAGCCACTGCCTGCAGGAGCCCTCAGCACtctcaccctctcctcctcctcttcaccctcatcatcttattcttcttcttctacgaCTACCGGCTGCACTTCCCCAAACTCTACCGCGTCCGCTGAGAGCAAACGCCACCCAG aCATATCCCTCCAGAGTGGCTGTATTGCCCAGTATGAGACCTCTCATTGGGGAGCCTCTTTGCCAGTTGACAGCTCCTCCAGTGCCAACAACTGGGACAAAGTGATTATTGACAAAAGTGACACAGACGCTTGGCCCTCCAACAACCACAGCAGTGACCTCAGCCATACCGCAGCACAAGAATGCACCTTGGGCTCAGCTAGctcaaacacagacaacatTGCTGTCACTACCACCAGTAGTTGTAGAAATTTGAGTATGGCCACAGGTGCGGCAGGCCAGCCGGCCCACTACCCCTCTCTTAAAGCCAACAATAACATGATGACAGGACCTGGGTCAGCCAACACGTGTGGTAATAGAAGCTGGGGTTCAGATGGGAAACAAGATGGTATGAGTGGTGGCAGAGTAGGAATGCCCAATAACTGGGGCACTCCCAATTTTAACATGAACCTCAATCCGAATGCCAATCCATCAGCCTGGCCTGTCCTCGGGCAGGAGGCTGTTGGAGGTTGTGGCATTGGCCCTAATGTAGTGTCAAACTCCCCATCCCTTCCACCAGGTATTAATGGCAATGGAAACATGGGAAATGGGAACCTGGGAGGTGCAGAGAATGGCAGTGGAGGTTGGGGTGGCCTGATTAGTGCCAATGAAAATGATCAACAGCACCCTTCaaccaacacaaacatgtcCTTCAAAATGGAACCTTCTAACCTTAACACTGACGGACCAAACCACActaagcagcagcagcagcagcaagctcAGGAGCCTATGAGCCCTATCCATGGGTTAACTGGCTGGGGAGGCCAGTCCCCCACTGAATCATCCCAGCTCAATGGGGACACAACAGGCAGCTCTGTATGGGGTAGTGGAGAAACCAAGGCAGCTGACTCCCCGAAGTCCTCAGGCTGGGACTCGACTCCGTCTGGAGGCCATTCTGCATGGGGCCGCCAAGGCAGTGGTGGTGGGAGTAGTGGAAGTGGTGGCTGGGGTGACGGCTGGGGGAAATCTTCCGGTGGCGGAGAAGCAACTAAAGGCTGGGACTCGGTAGAGGCCGGTAGTTCTGGTTCTGGCCAGGATCAGCCACTTAGCTCATGGGGCCAGCAGATTAGAACAGCCCCAGCAAGTGAGGGTAGTGGGGAAAGCAGCGAAAGTCAATCTGGCTGCAGAGACAGGTCCTCCAGCACGGATTGTACCCCTCTTCTACCCCGGCAGGATCTGGATCCTAGGGTGCTGAGTAACACGGGTTGGGGACAGACCCCCATTCGACAGCACACTGTATGGGAGATGGAAGAAGCTAACTCTGATGATGAGAAGAGGAAAAGCTGCTCAGATGCCATGGCAGTCTCCAATTCTACAGGCGGACCCTCATCCATCAATGGAGGCGCCATCAATCAAAAAATTGGGCCCAGTCAGAGGCCTGGGTCTGAGGAAAAGAGTGACAGTGAAGGGTTATCATCCTCTGGCTGGAGAGCCATTCCACCTCAGCCTATCCAGACTGGATCAGGATGGGGGGAGGCCCAACAGTCACGCAGCAAGGCCCCAAATGGCACTACCAGTGGCTGGGGCGAACCTAAGCCTACTAATGTTCCTAGAAATGGAGGCACATCCTCATGGGGTTCTGAGGACAAGTCACCCAGTTGGGACAATGGCGTGACAAAAAGTCAGCCTAACACTAACCCAGGCTGGGTAGACGGCCCCAAAAGCTCTCATGGATGGGGCAATGGTAATGGGGGCCCCAATAACTCCAGTACAGGGGATTGGGGAGAAGCAGAGGTCAAAAAGAATGGATCCTCCAGCAGCATGtgggaaggagaaggagggaaTGGAGGAGGTGGGaatggaggaggtggtggatgGAAGGAAAGCCCCAGAGGAGGAAATAGAGGAGGAAACTGGGGTAAACCTGCCCCTACTGTGAGTAATAACAGCTGGGGGGAGACCCCACATGCAAATGGCCCAGCGCAGGGAGGCTGGGGCTCCTCCAAGCCCCAGGAAAAtaacagcagtagcagcagcagtagcactGGCAGCGGAGGAGGTGGCAGTATGGGTTCATGGGGTGGTCCTGGTACTGTGAAGCAGAACACATCAAGCTGGGGCAATGGCAGCAAACAGGACCAAGGCATGGATCGCAGTGGATGGGAAGAGCCCTCCCCTCCCTCAATGCGCAGGAAGATGGAAATAGATGATGGAACGTCCACTTGGGGCGATCCAGGCTCCAACAACAAGACCGTCAACATGTGGGATCGCAACAAACCCAATAATAACCCAGGCAACAGCGGCCCACCTCCCAGTAAGAATGGTGGAGTGATTATCcccaacaataacaacaacaatcactCAGTTGGCCCCGGCAACAACAATCACCATCACACTCACCACATGCACCACCATCCCCATCATAGCCAGCCCCCAACTCACCTGCAACATCATGGAAACAGCAATGGGTCATCCACCAACGGCACTCCACATCCAGGCGTGGGACCCCAGGGTAGACCCCCCCTCGCCAACCCAG GTTGGGGAGAGGTTCCCAATGTTCAACCCAAGTCAGAACCTGCTTGGGGAGAGCCAGCAGCTCCAACATCATCCGTGGACAATGGCACCTCCGCCTGGGGCAAGACCTCAGGGGGAGTAGGAGGATGGGGAGATGGTGGCCACGAGCCCTCTGGACCCTATGGCAGGGCAAACGGACCCACAGGCTCTGCACCCTGCAAGCCAG GCCCAAAACCTATGCAAGATAGCTGGGgaaatggaggagaggagatgggCATGTCTACCGGGCAGTGGGACACTGAGGATGGGGACATGTGGAACAGCCCCACCTCCCAGGAGAGCAGCTCTTCTTGCAACTCCTGGGGCAATGGACCCAAGAAAGGCCCGAGCAAG gCGAAGATAGGCAAGCCTGATGAGGCTTGGATCATGAACCGTCTTATTAAACAGCTCACTGACATGGGCTTTCCA aGAGACCCTGCTGAGGAGGCTTTGAAGAGCAACAACATGAACCTTGACCAGGCCATGA GCGCCCTGttggagaagaagacagacctGGACAAGCGGGGCATGGGAATGAATGATTACAGCAATGGCATGAACAAGCCCATGGTGTGTCGGCCCTCAGCACTCTCCAAAGACCCCTCCGACCGCAACTCCTATCTTGACAAG GATGGTATTCTGTCAGATGAGGCCCCCCCATCACCATTTTTGCCTTCCCCCAGCCTGAAGCTCCCCCTGGCCAACAGTAGCCTTCCTGGGCAGGGTCTGGGACAGGGCAACCCGGGGCTGGCCATGCAAAACTTGAACAACAGACAG ATACCCAGTGGAATGTTTGGCAGTAGTGGAGCAGCACAAACCCGGGccatgcagcagcagcctcctcaGCCACCAGTGCCACCTCTCAGCTCCTCCCAGCCTAGTCTACGTGCTCAAGTGCCTCAGTTTCTCTCCCCTCAg GTCCAAGCACAGCTCTTGCAGTTTGCAGCAAAAAACATTGGTCTGAACCCTGCACTTTTAACCTCACCAATAAACCCTCAACAAATGACCCTCTTGTACCAACTTCAGCAACTGCAAATG GCGTACCAGCGTTTACAAATCCAGCAGCAGATGATGCAGGCGCAACGCAATGTTTCCGGCCCCATTAGACAACAAGAGCAGCAA GTTGCACGTACAATCACCaacatgcagcagcagatccaGCAGCACCAGCGTCAGCTGTACCAAGCGCTGCTGATGAAGCAGCAGCAACTTCCCTCTCATTCCTCTTCCTCCGCTGGTTTGCATCCCCCCGGTGGCCACGCCGGAGGCCATGGTTCCGGCAAATCAACCCTGGACCCATACACGGGCCCACACCAGGCTCCGGGTCACTCCGACACAATGCACACCAAAGAGGCGCTGTCTTCGCCCAACGCCTACAGCACCTACCCTCTCT CTGGACTGAATCCAAACATGAATGTAAACTGTATGGAGGTTGGGGGTCTGTCCCTGAAGGAGCCCCCTCAGCCCCAATCCCGCCTGTCCCAGTGGACACACTCCAACTCCATGGACAGCCTCTCTGGCAACTCCTCAAACATGGAGAACAACCTCAATAAGCACG GTGCCATATCTGCTGCCTCATCCCTGGGCCCCCCTGGAAAGCCCTCCCATATGGAGGACTCATACAGCCCTTACAATCTAATGTCCAGCTCTGAGTCCCCCACCAGCCCCCAAGACAGCTGGGGCCCTGGCAAGAGCCAAAATGAAAAGATCTCCAATGGGACCAACATTAACTGGCCCCCAG AGTTCTGTCCAGGTGTGCCATGGAAGGGTCTTCAGAACATTGACCCTGAGAATGACCCCAACATGACCCCTGGCAGCGTCCCCAGCGGTCCCACCATCAACACCAACATCCACGACGTGAATCGATACCTGCTGCGGGACAGAAATGGAG gaaaaatgtcTGACATGAAGTCCACCTGGTCCCAAGGGCCCATCTCTCAGAGCCAAGCCTCTCTGTCACACGAGCTGTGGAAGGTTCCTCAGGGGCCGCGCAGCAACCCAGCCCCTTCCCGGCCTCCCCCGGGGCTCACCAACAACAAGCCCTCTTCCACCTGGGGAGGCAACTCACTGGGCCTGGCCCAAGGGTGGAGCAACTCCTACACCTCTG
- the tnrc6c2 gene encoding trinucleotide repeat-containing gene 6C protein isoform X1 translates to MEEKKKKTQEEKNKTDVAQKKATDQKPKVPEPAPTKPSPGPPHHFHPASPTLPLSSSSSSSSGNGKRASSSSQLPTQTPPQQQCQLSSACARYPPREVPPRFRQQEHKQLLKRGQPLPAGALSTLTLSSSSSPSSSYSSSSTTTGCTSPNSTASAESKRHPDISLQSGCIAQYETSHWGASLPVDSSSSANNWDKVIIDKSDTDAWPSNNHSSDLSHTAAQECTLGSASSNTDNIAVTTTSSCRNLSMATGAAGQPAHYPSLKANNNMMTGPGSANTCGNRSWGSDGKQDGMSGGRVGMPNNWGTPNFNMNLNPNANPSAWPVLGQEAVGGCGIGPNVVSNSPSLPPGINGNGNMGNGNLGGAENGSGGWGGLISANENDQQHPSTNTNMSFKMEPSNLNTDGPNHTKQQQQQQAQEPMSPIHGLTGWGGQSPTESSQLNGDTTGSSVWGSGETKAADSPKSSGWDSTPSGGHSAWGRQGSGGGSSGSGGWGDGWGKSSGGGEATKGWDSVEAGSSGSGQDQPLSSWGQQIRTAPASEGSGESSESQSGCRDRSSSTDCTPLLPRQDLDPRVLSNTGWGQTPIRQHTVWEMEEANSDDEKRKSCSDAMAVSNSTGGPSSINGGAINQKIGPSQRPGSEEKSDSEGLSSSGWRAIPPQPIQTGSGWGEAQQSRSKAPNGTTSGWGEPKPTNVPRNGGTSSWGSEDKSPSWDNGVTKSQPNTNPGWVDGPKSSHGWGNGNGGPNNSSTGDWGEAEVKKNGSSSSMWEGEGGNGGGGNGGGGGWKESPRGGNRGGNWGKPAPTVSNNSWGETPHANGPAQGGWGSSKPQENNSSSSSSSTGSGGGGSMGSWGGPGTVKQNTSSWGNGSKQDQGMDRSGWEEPSPPSMRRKMEIDDGTSTWGDPGSNNKTVNMWDRNKPNNNPGNSGPPPSKNGGVIIPNNNNNNHSVGPGNNNHHHTHHMHHHPHHSQPPTHLQHHGNSNGSSTNGTPHPGVGPQGRPPLANPGWGEVPNVQPKSEPAWGEPAAPTSSVDNGTSAWGKTSGGVGGWGDGGHEPSGPYGRANGPTGSAPCKPGPKPMQDSWGNGGEEMGMSTGQWDTEDGDMWNSPTSQESSSSCNSWGNGPKKGPSKAKIGKPDEAWIMNRLIKQLTDMGFPRDPAEEALKSNNMNLDQAMSALLEKKTDLDKRGMGMNDYSNGMNKPMVCRPSALSKDPSDRNSYLDKDGILSDEAPPSPFLPSPSLKLPLANSSLPGQGLGQGNPGLAMQNLNNRQIPSGMFGSSGAAQTRAMQQQPPQPPVPPLSSSQPSLRAQVPQFLSPQVQAQLLQFAAKNIGLNPALLTSPINPQQMTLLYQLQQLQMAYQRLQIQQQMMQAQRNVSGPIRQQEQQVARTITNMQQQIQQHQRQLYQALLMKQQQLPSHSSSSAGLHPPGGHAGGHGSGKSTLDPYTGPHQAPGHSDTMHTKEALSSPNAYSTYPLSGLNPNMNVNCMEVGGLSLKEPPQPQSRLSQWTHSNSMDSLSGNSSNMENNLNKHGAISAASSLGPPGKPSHMEDSYSPYNLMSSSESPTSPQDSWGPGKSQNEKISNGTNINWPPEFCPGVPWKGLQNIDPENDPNMTPGSVPSGPTINTNIHDVNRYLLRDRNGAASPAPSLENGSLPPTSSDWPVSGYNSSFSLSSSDGDSSGKMSDMKSTWSQGPISQSQASLSHELWKVPQGPRSNPAPSRPPPGLTNNKPSSTWGGNSLGLAQGWSNSYTSEGTTWSTESSNRTSSWLVLRNLTPQIDGSTLRTLCMQHGPLITFHLNLTQGNAVVRYSSKDEAAKAQKSLHMCVLGNTTILAEFAGEEEVNRFFAQGQSLGVNTTSWQANQPTNQNRMGGASQSHSMGQWSSGGGGGKPSGGDLLWGNVPQYSSLWGPPSGEDARVIGSPTPINTLLPGDLLSGESM, encoded by the exons atggaagaaaagaaaaagaaaacacaagaagaaaAGAACAAGACGGACGTTGCTCAGAAGAAG GCTACTGATCAGAAACCCAAAG TGCCAGAGCCTGCTCCCACTAAGCCCAGTCCCGGCCCACCCCACCACTTCCACCCCGCCAGCCCTACGCtgcccctctcctcctcctcctcttcttcttctggcaATGGCAAGCGCGCCTCCTCCAGTAGCCAACTCCCGACTCAGACTCCCCCTCAGCAGCAGTGCCAGTTGTCCTCTGCCTGTGCTCGCTACCCGCCCAGAGAGGTGCCCCCCCGCTTCCGCCAGCAGGAGCACAAGCAGCTACTGAAGAGAGGCCAGCCACTGCCTGCAGGAGCCCTCAGCACtctcaccctctcctcctcctcttcaccctcatcatcttattcttcttcttctacgaCTACCGGCTGCACTTCCCCAAACTCTACCGCGTCCGCTGAGAGCAAACGCCACCCAG aCATATCCCTCCAGAGTGGCTGTATTGCCCAGTATGAGACCTCTCATTGGGGAGCCTCTTTGCCAGTTGACAGCTCCTCCAGTGCCAACAACTGGGACAAAGTGATTATTGACAAAAGTGACACAGACGCTTGGCCCTCCAACAACCACAGCAGTGACCTCAGCCATACCGCAGCACAAGAATGCACCTTGGGCTCAGCTAGctcaaacacagacaacatTGCTGTCACTACCACCAGTAGTTGTAGAAATTTGAGTATGGCCACAGGTGCGGCAGGCCAGCCGGCCCACTACCCCTCTCTTAAAGCCAACAATAACATGATGACAGGACCTGGGTCAGCCAACACGTGTGGTAATAGAAGCTGGGGTTCAGATGGGAAACAAGATGGTATGAGTGGTGGCAGAGTAGGAATGCCCAATAACTGGGGCACTCCCAATTTTAACATGAACCTCAATCCGAATGCCAATCCATCAGCCTGGCCTGTCCTCGGGCAGGAGGCTGTTGGAGGTTGTGGCATTGGCCCTAATGTAGTGTCAAACTCCCCATCCCTTCCACCAGGTATTAATGGCAATGGAAACATGGGAAATGGGAACCTGGGAGGTGCAGAGAATGGCAGTGGAGGTTGGGGTGGCCTGATTAGTGCCAATGAAAATGATCAACAGCACCCTTCaaccaacacaaacatgtcCTTCAAAATGGAACCTTCTAACCTTAACACTGACGGACCAAACCACActaagcagcagcagcagcagcaagctcAGGAGCCTATGAGCCCTATCCATGGGTTAACTGGCTGGGGAGGCCAGTCCCCCACTGAATCATCCCAGCTCAATGGGGACACAACAGGCAGCTCTGTATGGGGTAGTGGAGAAACCAAGGCAGCTGACTCCCCGAAGTCCTCAGGCTGGGACTCGACTCCGTCTGGAGGCCATTCTGCATGGGGCCGCCAAGGCAGTGGTGGTGGGAGTAGTGGAAGTGGTGGCTGGGGTGACGGCTGGGGGAAATCTTCCGGTGGCGGAGAAGCAACTAAAGGCTGGGACTCGGTAGAGGCCGGTAGTTCTGGTTCTGGCCAGGATCAGCCACTTAGCTCATGGGGCCAGCAGATTAGAACAGCCCCAGCAAGTGAGGGTAGTGGGGAAAGCAGCGAAAGTCAATCTGGCTGCAGAGACAGGTCCTCCAGCACGGATTGTACCCCTCTTCTACCCCGGCAGGATCTGGATCCTAGGGTGCTGAGTAACACGGGTTGGGGACAGACCCCCATTCGACAGCACACTGTATGGGAGATGGAAGAAGCTAACTCTGATGATGAGAAGAGGAAAAGCTGCTCAGATGCCATGGCAGTCTCCAATTCTACAGGCGGACCCTCATCCATCAATGGAGGCGCCATCAATCAAAAAATTGGGCCCAGTCAGAGGCCTGGGTCTGAGGAAAAGAGTGACAGTGAAGGGTTATCATCCTCTGGCTGGAGAGCCATTCCACCTCAGCCTATCCAGACTGGATCAGGATGGGGGGAGGCCCAACAGTCACGCAGCAAGGCCCCAAATGGCACTACCAGTGGCTGGGGCGAACCTAAGCCTACTAATGTTCCTAGAAATGGAGGCACATCCTCATGGGGTTCTGAGGACAAGTCACCCAGTTGGGACAATGGCGTGACAAAAAGTCAGCCTAACACTAACCCAGGCTGGGTAGACGGCCCCAAAAGCTCTCATGGATGGGGCAATGGTAATGGGGGCCCCAATAACTCCAGTACAGGGGATTGGGGAGAAGCAGAGGTCAAAAAGAATGGATCCTCCAGCAGCATGtgggaaggagaaggagggaaTGGAGGAGGTGGGaatggaggaggtggtggatgGAAGGAAAGCCCCAGAGGAGGAAATAGAGGAGGAAACTGGGGTAAACCTGCCCCTACTGTGAGTAATAACAGCTGGGGGGAGACCCCACATGCAAATGGCCCAGCGCAGGGAGGCTGGGGCTCCTCCAAGCCCCAGGAAAAtaacagcagtagcagcagcagtagcactGGCAGCGGAGGAGGTGGCAGTATGGGTTCATGGGGTGGTCCTGGTACTGTGAAGCAGAACACATCAAGCTGGGGCAATGGCAGCAAACAGGACCAAGGCATGGATCGCAGTGGATGGGAAGAGCCCTCCCCTCCCTCAATGCGCAGGAAGATGGAAATAGATGATGGAACGTCCACTTGGGGCGATCCAGGCTCCAACAACAAGACCGTCAACATGTGGGATCGCAACAAACCCAATAATAACCCAGGCAACAGCGGCCCACCTCCCAGTAAGAATGGTGGAGTGATTATCcccaacaataacaacaacaatcactCAGTTGGCCCCGGCAACAACAATCACCATCACACTCACCACATGCACCACCATCCCCATCATAGCCAGCCCCCAACTCACCTGCAACATCATGGAAACAGCAATGGGTCATCCACCAACGGCACTCCACATCCAGGCGTGGGACCCCAGGGTAGACCCCCCCTCGCCAACCCAG GTTGGGGAGAGGTTCCCAATGTTCAACCCAAGTCAGAACCTGCTTGGGGAGAGCCAGCAGCTCCAACATCATCCGTGGACAATGGCACCTCCGCCTGGGGCAAGACCTCAGGGGGAGTAGGAGGATGGGGAGATGGTGGCCACGAGCCCTCTGGACCCTATGGCAGGGCAAACGGACCCACAGGCTCTGCACCCTGCAAGCCAG GCCCAAAACCTATGCAAGATAGCTGGGgaaatggaggagaggagatgggCATGTCTACCGGGCAGTGGGACACTGAGGATGGGGACATGTGGAACAGCCCCACCTCCCAGGAGAGCAGCTCTTCTTGCAACTCCTGGGGCAATGGACCCAAGAAAGGCCCGAGCAAG gCGAAGATAGGCAAGCCTGATGAGGCTTGGATCATGAACCGTCTTATTAAACAGCTCACTGACATGGGCTTTCCA aGAGACCCTGCTGAGGAGGCTTTGAAGAGCAACAACATGAACCTTGACCAGGCCATGA GCGCCCTGttggagaagaagacagacctGGACAAGCGGGGCATGGGAATGAATGATTACAGCAATGGCATGAACAAGCCCATGGTGTGTCGGCCCTCAGCACTCTCCAAAGACCCCTCCGACCGCAACTCCTATCTTGACAAG GATGGTATTCTGTCAGATGAGGCCCCCCCATCACCATTTTTGCCTTCCCCCAGCCTGAAGCTCCCCCTGGCCAACAGTAGCCTTCCTGGGCAGGGTCTGGGACAGGGCAACCCGGGGCTGGCCATGCAAAACTTGAACAACAGACAG ATACCCAGTGGAATGTTTGGCAGTAGTGGAGCAGCACAAACCCGGGccatgcagcagcagcctcctcaGCCACCAGTGCCACCTCTCAGCTCCTCCCAGCCTAGTCTACGTGCTCAAGTGCCTCAGTTTCTCTCCCCTCAg GTCCAAGCACAGCTCTTGCAGTTTGCAGCAAAAAACATTGGTCTGAACCCTGCACTTTTAACCTCACCAATAAACCCTCAACAAATGACCCTCTTGTACCAACTTCAGCAACTGCAAATG GCGTACCAGCGTTTACAAATCCAGCAGCAGATGATGCAGGCGCAACGCAATGTTTCCGGCCCCATTAGACAACAAGAGCAGCAA GTTGCACGTACAATCACCaacatgcagcagcagatccaGCAGCACCAGCGTCAGCTGTACCAAGCGCTGCTGATGAAGCAGCAGCAACTTCCCTCTCATTCCTCTTCCTCCGCTGGTTTGCATCCCCCCGGTGGCCACGCCGGAGGCCATGGTTCCGGCAAATCAACCCTGGACCCATACACGGGCCCACACCAGGCTCCGGGTCACTCCGACACAATGCACACCAAAGAGGCGCTGTCTTCGCCCAACGCCTACAGCACCTACCCTCTCT CTGGACTGAATCCAAACATGAATGTAAACTGTATGGAGGTTGGGGGTCTGTCCCTGAAGGAGCCCCCTCAGCCCCAATCCCGCCTGTCCCAGTGGACACACTCCAACTCCATGGACAGCCTCTCTGGCAACTCCTCAAACATGGAGAACAACCTCAATAAGCACG GTGCCATATCTGCTGCCTCATCCCTGGGCCCCCCTGGAAAGCCCTCCCATATGGAGGACTCATACAGCCCTTACAATCTAATGTCCAGCTCTGAGTCCCCCACCAGCCCCCAAGACAGCTGGGGCCCTGGCAAGAGCCAAAATGAAAAGATCTCCAATGGGACCAACATTAACTGGCCCCCAG AGTTCTGTCCAGGTGTGCCATGGAAGGGTCTTCAGAACATTGACCCTGAGAATGACCCCAACATGACCCCTGGCAGCGTCCCCAGCGGTCCCACCATCAACACCAACATCCACGACGTGAATCGATACCTGCTGCGGGACAGAAATGGAG CCGCTTCCCCAGCTCCGTCACTTGAGAATGGCTCTCTGCCTCCAACCAGCAGTGACTGGCCAGTCAGTGGCTACAATAGCTCTTTCAGTCTGTCATCCTCTGATGGAGACAGCTCAG gaaaaatgtcTGACATGAAGTCCACCTGGTCCCAAGGGCCCATCTCTCAGAGCCAAGCCTCTCTGTCACACGAGCTGTGGAAGGTTCCTCAGGGGCCGCGCAGCAACCCAGCCCCTTCCCGGCCTCCCCCGGGGCTCACCAACAACAAGCCCTCTTCCACCTGGGGAGGCAACTCACTGGGCCTGGCCCAAGGGTGGAGCAACTCCTACACCTCTG